The stretch of DNA CATGGCGATTACACCAGTAATGACGACGGCTAGCAAGCTCTTGGTTAAGACGCCAGCGAGGATCGCGGGAATTGAGGCATAGATGTTTTCGAGATTAAAGCCAGGCCATTGTCCAGCGTGATAGACGAGTAGACTTTCAACAAAAATAGCGGTCATGATGGCGACTGGCACAAAAGAAAGAAAATCGATCAGCCATTTGGGAACCGTTAAATTTTTGATGATGGCAAAGGGAACCACACGAGAGAGCCATGTGACCAAGCCAGAGAGTAAGATGGTGACGAGCACATAATTAGTCATGAGCGGTCACCGCCATTCCAAAACCGCAACCGAGTAACGTAGCAATCAGAAGCGCAATATTGCCTGGGAAAAAACGCATGAGAAAATACATGGCAATGGCGACGAACAGGACGACCAACAGCTGTGTTTTGAGAGTCTTACTGCGGTCGGTAATAATTTGCAGATAAAGTAGACCAATAAACATGCCAACAACGGCAAAATCCAGGCCAAATTGATTCGGGTCAGCGATTAAATGTCCCAGTAAACAGCCGACGACGGTGGCGGCTGCCCAGACCAAATAAGCAATAATATTGGCAGCGTGAAGCCACCGTGGTCGTAGCTGATGATCGGTTTGATTGATTTTGTTCATGCTCAGTGCAAATGTTTCATCTGTTAGTAGTGACCCCAGTGCCAGATTTTGCCACAAAGAATCTTTCTTAAAATATTGAGCAATCGACATACTCATGAGAATCATTCTTGAATTAATGAGAAAGGTTGAGAGAACGATGGCAGAGATGGGACTGCCGGCCAGTAGCATACTAATGATGATGAATTGTGCCGAACCAGCATAGACAATGAGCGACATGAGTAGGACGGCCAAGACCGACAAATGGCTGGTGTTAGCGACAATGCCCATAGCTAAGCCAACGCCGATGTAGCCGAATAAAGTCGGGATAACGTCTTTAAAACCACTTTTAAATGTTAAACTTGCATCCATATGTATTCGTGAAACCTCCTGATTGAAGATGGGACCGAAATTGGGTGATGGCACGGTTAAGCCGCGTCTGGTCAGGGACAATTATCGGGTCAGCGTTAATAATTTCTAGTGTACACTTTTTGGTGAAAATAATGAAGAACTTTATCATTACATTTTAATGCTGCAGTCACGAAATTATTACTTGCATTTGGTACTGGCTGGGCGTAACATAAGCTCATTGATTTTTTGAAAGGACAAATGGTGAGAGAAAATGACTCTGGAACAATTAGCAGCCCGTAGTGGGGTCGCTGCTGATAAAATCGTTGCTTATACACAAGCTGGGTTGTTGCCATGTAAAGATGCGCGGGCAACCTTTAGCGCCGACGATCAATATTGGCTAGATATGGTCAATTGCTTCTTAGAAAATGGCTCATCCGTTGAGGACTTAAAAGATTTGATGCCACTATGTGAACAATGTGCCACCAATTAGGCCGAAATTAGGATACTGCAATGATATGAGCGAGTCTGAGTCAAATCAGGCTCGTTTTTTGTTGCAATTTTGTCAGAGTGAGCGGACGCCCAACTTCACCCGGGAAATAATTGTGCCTGCCAAGTGCCAATCTCTTGGTGACCTTTCAGCTTGGTTAACCCGTATTTCAGCGGTGGAAAAAATATGAACAAAAACAATAGTCGCCGACATTAGTGATGATTAACTAATGTCGACGACTATTGTTTGTCAGAGTGAGCTTATTTCGATTGTTTAACGGTTTTAATCATATTTTGCATGGCTTTAGCTTGATATTGTGCAGCAGCCTGTTTTTCAAGGGTTGCCATTTGGGCTTGCGTCATTGCTGGATTCTTCACCATTGCGGTTTTGACAGCATTTTGAACGTAGACCTTGGCTTGTGCCTTTAAAGTTGTGGACTGTTGCTTAGCAAGCTTGCTAAGCTGTTTTGCTTGCGACGTGCTGAGCACGACCCAAGTCTTTTGAATATAGAACGTATTGGTCCGTTTAATCAATTGATTGTCGTTATTGGCAATTCCAAACCAGAACTTGGCAGCGTTGCTCTGATACATCCAACGAGTGGTCTTGGTGACCAACTTGGTCGAGCCAGTGGTGGTCTTCACGTGATTAGCCGTATTGACGTTAGCTTTAGTCGTGCTGACCTTTTTCTGATCTGTCATGGTTTTATAAATGTAAACGCGGTTTTTGTCCGCGGTGCCAATCGATTGATACAGGAGCATGTCCATCTGGCTACTACCGGCGGACTTTAGTGGCACGGTTTTAGTCGTGGTGACCTTTGTCATTCCCAGGTGTTGGCTATCATTTTCAATGACTAAGACGAGTGAAGCGACTAGGGCGATACCGAAGATGGTCGTTAAAATGAGACGAGTAGCGTTTTGATGCATGTACACGAAGGTCAAGAATAACGCAATCGCGCTGAATACTAAAACAACGAGAATCATTAGTCATCAACCTCCTTTGTAGTTGGTTTAATGGAATGTTGTTTGTCTTGCATGAAGAATGCGACGACTAAACCAACGACACAGAAAGCGACGGCAACATAGAAAGCTGCATGATAACCACTTAAAGTTGCATTGAAATACTTATCTTGATAGGCCAATGGTTGGCTCTTGAGTAAGCTTTTAGCAGGGGCTTGTGACGTGGTAACATTGGACAATACTGAAGTTAAAATGGCCGTCCCGATTGAACTAGCAATTTGACGAACCGTGTTGTTAACCGCTGTTCCATGACCCATCATGTCGAGTGGTAAAGCATTCATGCCGGCAGTTGTTGCGGGCATCATAACCATCGAAATCCCAAACATCCGTACAGCGTACAAAATAACGATGTAAATCGTTGCTGTAGTCCGAGTAATGAACATAAATGGAATCGTCCCGGCAGTTAATAG from Lactiplantibacillus brownii encodes:
- a CDS encoding AzlD domain-containing protein — encoded protein: MTNYVLVTILLSGLVTWLSRVVPFAIIKNLTVPKWLIDFLSFVPVAIMTAIFVESLLVYHAGQWPGFNLENIYASIPAILAGVLTKSLLAVVITGVIAMALLRLVGWG
- a CDS encoding AzlC family ABC transporter permease gives rise to the protein MDASLTFKSGFKDVIPTLFGYIGVGLAMGIVANTSHLSVLAVLLMSLIVYAGSAQFIIISMLLAGSPISAIVLSTFLINSRMILMSMSIAQYFKKDSLWQNLALGSLLTDETFALSMNKINQTDHQLRPRWLHAANIIAYLVWAAATVVGCLLGHLIADPNQFGLDFAVVGMFIGLLYLQIITDRSKTLKTQLLVVLFVAIAMYFLMRFFPGNIALLIATLLGCGFGMAVTAHD
- a CDS encoding helix-turn-helix domain-containing protein, with product MTLEQLAARSGVAADKIVAYTQAGLLPCKDARATFSADDQYWLDMVNCFLENGSSVEDLKDLMPLCEQCATN
- a CDS encoding DUF4811 domain-containing protein; amino-acid sequence: MILVVLVFSAIALFLTFVYMHQNATRLILTTIFGIALVASLVLVIENDSQHLGMTKVTTTKTVPLKSAGSSQMDMLLYQSIGTADKNRVYIYKTMTDQKKVSTTKANVNTANHVKTTTGSTKLVTKTTRWMYQSNAAKFWFGIANNDNQLIKRTNTFYIQKTWVVLSTSQAKQLSKLAKQQSTTLKAQAKVYVQNAVKTAMVKNPAMTQAQMATLEKQAAAQYQAKAMQNMIKTVKQSK